The region CATTGCTACTAGGGTGAGATAGGGGGCATGGGCATGAGGCCCCAGCCTTCAACAGAAAATCCAGCACATGAGCTTCACATTCGTGTACTGCACTAAATGATATGGAGGACATCGATTTGGCAACGCAGTGGCTTGTACAATGGCGTGTCGTGAAACAGGGATACGACAGATTTTCTCTAAAATGTAggcaggaagggaaggaggagtttACTTGTTGGTTCTCCAATATTTACTACTACCAATGGCTTTGGCAAGGGAGCAAGTTCATCATGCCAGTTTGTAGCAGCAATGCGTAGTGCAGCAGAATCTGCTTGGTGAAGTGCTCCAGACGTCAGGACCTAGCTTTCCAACGTTCAAAGTTTAGAACTAGAACAGCTGGATGAAAACATATGAAGATTTGCAAGGAAAAAAAAAGCAGCATACCACATTAGGACCGGGTGGTTCTCGTGGAGTAATCCATCTCCGGAAAAGCCACGGTACTTCTTGTTGTCCCTTTGCAGTTAAAGCGTAGTAATCATGGCGAGGAGTCACCACCAAATCAAACCTATCAAGGCGATACCTGGGGTGTTGTATCTGACATAGAAAATACAGTATAATTAAACTCAGCTCAAATTTGTGGCAAGCAGCACGCACAATGGTTCATATCCCTAGCTGAGTAACAACTGAAAAATTATCGAACAAGCCACTGATATTGGTTTCAGTATCCTACCTGAATGACAAAGACATTATCTGGAGCTAAACACCTTACAGAGCTTGCATATGGTATGGTATCACGGCCACAAGCAACAACTATCGCCAGGCCTTCCCTGAAAGCGAATCAAACTTTGAGGAAATAGATCAGAAAAACTATATGCCAGGAACGTTTGAATACTTATGGCGCAAACGTACAAAAGAATGTTTAGGCTAGCCTACATTTTTCATATGAAACTGACCAATCAGAAGTATGTTTTAATAGGTTGCCTATTTCaaattcatgaaagaacaaattctCTTACAAATGTTCTTCCTGGAAGTATGGTATAAGTATTCAAGGATATGACATGTTTGACATAGTGGTATTGTCATGATAGTGATACTGATATGACATATTCTTAGAGGTTCCATCGCCAAGAAGAGAAATGAAAACGAATTATATGATTCTACTGTATCTTCCTAATATACCAACACAAGCTGCCATAAGCAGTCAGTGTGGTGACTATAACTTATAATCAACTCATAAAGTTGTTAGACCAGGTAATAAAGTAATCAACGAACATGCTGTGGGGAAAAATCATCATTGGAAGAACTAAGCATTTGCTTGGGAGTGAAAGGATGAGTATTGAGATTTACTGATTCATGCATTGTGACAAGCAGACAAGGGATTGGAGTAAAATATTCAGAAGTGGCATAGTACCATGATTAATATATAACAATGCAGTAGTGCACAAACAGCAAAACAACAATATAAGAAATGTGAACCTTACTTCTCGAAGGTATCACGGACCATTGTCACTATCCTTTTGGAATCTGCTTCCAGTACAGAAGACAATCCAAGAGATTGAACATTACTGACAGGATAAGGTGCCGACAGTTTTCCTTGAAACAGTGTTGTGAATGTCGTGTTAGACAGTATATGTCTGAGTACTTGGTCCACCATTTTATGCAAGGAGATAGGGAGAAAGTGCAGCCACTTGTTGATTCCTCCGGTTGGCCTGATAATACGCTGCATGACCAAACATATTTTAACAAAGAAGTTAATAATGAGAGTACTCAAGATCCATAAGAACGGCAAAAAAAAACATACTGAAGAGGTCAGTGACATAGTTATATAATTGGACCTAAGAAAAATATCGACAAAGATAAAGATAGCGAATATCAATAAGAATTTGCATTATATTAAGTTCCGATTTATGTTGTTAAccgaactaatacacatgcatatgagTAACTGCAGACTAGACAGAAATGACAAGCATTATATTAACTTTTCACTGGCATGGTTTTCTTATTTATGTTGTTAACTGAGCCCATGCAGGGCTATAAGTAACAGCAACCCAGAAAGAAATGACAATCTATTAGAGTATTTGAAGGTAGAGCCATTCCCAGATTCCAATCAGTACGTCAcaacccaaaattcaatccatggacaCCACATGACAAAGAGAGCACTAAGGCACTACATGCTGCTGAATCACCATGAATGCACAGAGCAAAGGCCAGGCCAAGAATTAACCGGTACCAAATCCAAAAATCGCCATCTAAAAATTAAGTGGATGAGACGTTTCAGAATTAACTTGACAGTTGACAATAATGTTTACACCCCTAATTTGCAGCAACAGACTACAACACTGGCATGGTAAAAGTTTTAAAAGAAGAGGCTGTGGTAACAATTAACCAAACCCTCTAAAAGCTAGAAGCAATCCTCTTACACTACCTACTGAGGTCAAGGCTATGTTATGCTTAAACCATGATTACACCTCCAAAACCAAGCCTTGAACATGCTGCTCTTACTCTCTAGCAGCTTGCATTTAGGAATGATGACTAGTCGCCATATAAGAACAACTCTAGCAGAGTCGCCATATCGGCTTGATCCTTAACCGCCTGTTTGGCGATTTTGACCGGAAAGTCTGCTCTAGCAGAGTCGTCATCCTGCCCTGGATTGCCATAATTTATGGAGGCCGCTCCAAATCAAACCCCCGAGCCTCCATATTTGGAGGCTGTGGAGCGTTGCTTTGCAGCGTGCTCCATCACTAACCGCCCGCACGGGAGGAAAGTTTTACCTCTCCTCATCCTCCCGTGCGGCCCATCTTCCTTCCATGCCAATGGCGCAGACAGCAGAAGCTCATCTCAGCGGGAAACGGGCCAAGTAATGGCGGACGCCACATGCCCAACTGCCCGTGCAATTTGCCGCCATGTTTTCCCGCTGCCTGGTCCTATAAAAAGGCCGTCACCACCCCGTGTTGGCCCAGAGCTCCACTTCCTCTTCGTCTCCACTTTCACCATGCCGCTTCCCCTTCAGCTGGACTGGGTTCCGCTCTTGGAGGAGGAGGAACGGATACTCGACGAGGAAGTGGAGGAAGAGGCCGCCGAAATCAATGAGGAGGAGATGGACCGCCGCGACGCGTTGGAGGCTGTGCAGGAGGGATCTCGCCACAACAAAATCTTCGAGGAGACCGTCGTCAGGCAGGCGTTGGCGGCGGGGAGGGACCACGCTGTCTAGCTCGAGTACGAGAAGGCATGGGCGGATTTCGTGGTGGAGAGGAAGCATGACAGATGGCGCAAACTCAACACAGAGACGGTCAGATTCGGACGAATCACGCCATATTGGGCCTTGCCCCCGCTTATAAAGCCATCCCCGACCTCGACGGCCGCACGGGACAGGAATGGGATGAAGACGAGGTCGCCCAATTCCGCCGCTCCGGCATGAAACGCGTCGGACTGTCACACCACCATGGCTAGACTCGCCACATATGCATGTGCCCCCGTGCATGGCATTTACCATCGACATGGGCCTCAAAAATCAAGCTATAGTCACTAAATATATGTAAAAGAGACAAATTTTGAACACATGATATAAAAATGTCATTAATCGACTTTTCTCCCCCCATGTAACAACTTTGTAACGCAACGTTTAGTCAAGTGTTCAATCCCTCAAATTGAGTGTATGAGTATTGAGGTGAtgcaataaaaaaagaaaataatatgGAGGCAGCAATATGGCGCATTTGAGTTTGCGCGTCGCCTCGCAGCCTCCATAATGTTATGGGGCGTGCTCCATACATGTTTTGGAGGCTGCCAATATggtgactctgctagagttgctctaacataGTAGTATCTAACAACAGCAATGTCAAGGTAGTATAATGTTACAGCAAAAATATAAGATGATCAAATCAACCTCTTATCAAAGCTGAGTGCAAAAGAAGAGCTAACAAAACGCCACATCATCTGAAATGCTTTGTGGCGTCTGATAAGCATCCAAGAAGCCAAATACATATTTAGAGCCTCTTCTAGAGAATTCACCTTTAGGGAATACCTGAATAGGCTCAACCGGATAATTCTAGTATCCACTACTTTTGATCCTCTTCTAGAGAATTCACTTCTAGAAAATACCTGAATAGGCTCCTGGTACATGTACTTCAAACAAAACATAATTCCAGTAACTAAATTATACACATCTGGCTAATCTTCTCCATTGCAAGTAAATTGGTTGCAAGCAACGGGCTTTATTCTAGTAAAATTTACTAAGTAAATAATTAAATCGCAATACGCGATGCCACGCTAAGCTGATGACATGATTAACAAGGGCACTAACAACGATCCTGTCACACAGTCATAGCAGGACGAGAGGAAACGAGAGGGGCGGCGCTCTGCTTACGTAGAGCGTGAGGCGGTCGGCCAGGCCGAGGGCGCGGACGAGGCCGAGGCACTGGTTCTCGGCGCCGGCGCAGCCGTTCCCGATGACAACTGCGCGGCGCACCGCGGCCACGCCACCCGCGAAGATCTCCGGCGCCCGATCCACCTCGCCCGGCGGCTCCGGCAGCAACAGCGGCCGAATCGACATGGCTAGCTCGCAGGCTGTGAAATcggagcgggaggagctgggcgtgGGGGCCTGTGGGCTGTGGCTTGGGAAGCAGGACGCCAAGGGATCAGTGAGGGGCGACTCCAAGGGCGATGCGATTTGGTGCGAGCCAGTCTTGCGGGAGAAGTTTGGTTTTTCGTCCCTTTTTGCGTCTGC is a window of Triticum dicoccoides isolate Atlit2015 ecotype Zavitan chromosome 2B, WEW_v2.0, whole genome shotgun sequence DNA encoding:
- the LOC119364223 gene encoding mitochondrial fission protein ELM1-like, producing the protein MSIRPLLLPEPPGEVDRAPEIFAGGVAAVRRAVVIGNGCAGAENQCLGLVRALGLADRLTLYRIIRPTGGINKWLHFLPISLHKMVDQVLRHILSNTTFTTLFQGKLSAPYPVSNVQSLGLSSVLEADSKRIVTMVRDTFEKEGLAIVVACGRDTIPYASSVRCLAPDNVFVIQIQHPRYRLDRFDLVVTPRHDYYALTAKGQQEVPWLFRRWITPREPPGPNVVLTSGALHQADSAALRIAATNWHDELAPLPKPLVVVNIGEPTRNCNYGVDLAKQLVSSLHNVSETCGSVRISFSRRTPQNVSDLILREFSTHPKFYIWGGEEPNPHLGHLAWADAFIITADSISMLSEACSTGKPVYVVGTEHCRWKFSDFHNTLQKRGAVRPFTGSEDMSDSWSYPPLNDAIDVAARVREVLAQRGWTVG